A section of the Oncorhynchus tshawytscha isolate Ot180627B linkage group LG09, Otsh_v2.0, whole genome shotgun sequence genome encodes:
- the LOC121847280 gene encoding circumsporozoite protein-like: protein MTASSSETAPLHPRASLTSCFPHTLSLGPSALDPQSRRQSKQSKAGGKDRQNKAGGKDRQNKAGGKDRQNKAGGKDRQNKAGGKDRQSKAGGKDRQSKAGGKDRQSKACRKDRQSKACRKDRQSKAGGKDRQSKSKAGGKDRQSKAGGKDRQSKAGGKDRQSKAGGKDRQSKAGGKDRQSKAGGKDRQSKAGGKDRQSKAGGKDRQNKAGGKDRQSKAGGKDRQNKAGGKDRQSKAGGKDRQSKAGGKDRQSKAGGKDRQSKAGGKDRQSKAGGKDRQSKAGGKDRQSKAGGKDRQSKAVGKDRQSKAGGKDRQSKAGGKDRQSKAGGKDRQSKAGGKDRQSKAGGKDRQSKAVGKDRQIKVNSDLDRSRSILQ from the exons ATGACGGCCTCCTCCTCAGAAACGGCCCCACTGCACCCCAGAGCCTCCCTCACCAGCTGCTTCCCCCACACCCTCAGCCTCGGACCCTCAGCCCTGGATCCCCA AAGCAGGCGGCAGAGCAAGCAGAGCAAGGCGGGTGGAAAGGACAGGCAAAACAAGGCGGGTGGAAAGGACAGGCAAAACAAGGCGGGTGGAAAGGACAGGCAAAACAAGGCGGGTGGAAAGGACAGGCAAAACAAGGCGGGCGGAAAGGACAGGCAGAGCAAGGCGGGTGGAAAGGACAGGCAGAGCAAGGCGGGTGGAAAGGACAGGCAGAGCAAGGCGTGTAGAAAGGACAGGCAGAGCAAGGCGTGTAGAAAGGACAGGCAGAGCAAGGCGGGTGGAAAGGACAGGCAGAGCAAG AGCAAGGCGGGTGGAAAGGACAGGCAGAGCAAGGCGGGTGGAAAGGACAGGCAGAGCAAGGCGGGTGGAAAGGACAGGCAGAGCAAGGCGGGTGGAAAGGACAGGCAGAGCAAGGCGGGTGGAAAGGACAGGCAGAGCAAGGCGGGTGGAAAGGACAGGCAGAGCAAGGCGGGTGGAAAGGACAGGCAGAGCAAGGCGGGTGGAAAGGACAGGCAGAACAAGGCGGGTGGAAAGGACAGGCAGAGCAAGGCGGGTGGAAAGGACAGGCAGAACAAGGCGGGTGGAAAGGACAGGCAGAGCAAGGCGGGTGGAAAGGACAGGCAGAGCAAGGCGGGTGGAAAGGACAGGCAGAGCAAGGCGGGTGGAAAGGACAGGCAGAGCAAGGCGGGTGGAAAGGACAGGCAGAGCAAGGCGGGTGGAAAGGACAGGCAGAGCAAGGCGGGTGGAAAGGACAGGCAGAGCAAGGCGGGTGGAAAGGACAGGCAGAGCAAGGCGGTTGGAAAGGACAGGCAGAGCAAGGCGGGTGGAAAGGACAGGCAGAGCAAGGCGGGTGGAAAGGACAGGCAGAGCAAGGCGGGTGGAAAGGACAGGCAGAGCAAGGCGGGTGGAAAGGACAGGCAGAGCAAGGCGGGTGGAAAGGACAGGCAGAGCAAGGCGGTTGGAAAGGACAGGCAGATCAAGGTCAATTCTGACCTTGACAGATCAAGGTCAATTCTACAGTGA